From Deltaproteobacteria bacterium, one genomic window encodes:
- the glnA gene encoding type I glutamate--ammonia ligase gives MKMMSDILSRIEKDDVRFISFQFTTIDGSIKQLIHPARKLETLLDDGLGFDGSSCKYVPVNESDLRLKPDLSTYRLLPWGKPENRTARFICDVYRGDGSEPFPADPRGILKKAIQDMKKEFGEGWDFLLAPEIEFFLLEKDESGNYVPHDRASYFEIPPYDKGAEFRKDLSRALDAMGVPAEKNHHEVPVGKHEITFGHDDALTTADNTMTYRQVVKYFAGQKGLVATFMPKPFVWTYGCGMHVHLNLKDTKKGINLFADETREHGLSDIARHFIAGLLDHARSLAGITNPSVNSYKRLVPGWEAPVYVSWGFNNRSSLLRIPASSLKALRVETRNPDSSCNPYLAFTVLLAAGLDGIRRRLEPPPYINDNIYALSSEEKRKRGIEALPGSLKEALKAFKDDKVLLDALGDVLVEKFLEIKENEVQEFATSVHPWELEKYINV, from the coding sequence ATGAAAATGATGTCGGATATACTAAGTCGCATAGAAAAAGACGATGTCAGGTTCATCAGTTTCCAATTTACCACCATTGACGGCTCTATCAAGCAGCTGATTCATCCAGCCAGAAAACTGGAGACCCTCCTGGATGATGGACTCGGATTCGATGGATCTTCCTGTAAATATGTACCTGTCAACGAGAGCGATCTTCGTTTGAAGCCTGACCTTTCTACATACCGACTGCTTCCCTGGGGGAAACCGGAGAACCGGACGGCCCGCTTTATTTGTGATGTTTACAGGGGAGACGGCTCCGAGCCTTTCCCGGCGGATCCCCGGGGGATCTTGAAAAAGGCGATCCAGGACATGAAAAAGGAATTCGGGGAAGGCTGGGATTTTCTCCTGGCCCCTGAAATCGAGTTCTTTCTCCTGGAAAAGGATGAATCCGGGAATTATGTCCCTCATGACCGGGCCTCATACTTTGAAATACCTCCCTACGATAAGGGAGCGGAATTTCGAAAAGACTTGAGCCGGGCCTTGGACGCTATGGGGGTGCCTGCGGAGAAGAACCACCACGAAGTGCCGGTGGGCAAGCATGAGATCACTTTTGGGCACGACGATGCCCTCACCACTGCCGACAACACAATGACTTACCGCCAGGTAGTCAAATATTTCGCCGGTCAAAAGGGACTTGTCGCCACCTTTATGCCCAAACCCTTTGTCTGGACTTACGGGTGCGGCATGCATGTCCACTTGAATCTGAAGGATACGAAGAAAGGGATCAACCTTTTTGCCGACGAAACCCGGGAGCATGGACTCTCGGACATTGCCCGCCATTTCATCGCAGGCCTCCTGGACCATGCCCGCTCCCTTGCGGGGATCACCAATCCGTCGGTTAATTCTTACAAGAGACTCGTTCCCGGGTGGGAAGCCCCGGTGTATGTGTCCTGGGGATTCAACAACCGTTCCAGCCTCCTGAGAATCCCGGCCTCATCCCTTAAGGCCCTCCGGGTGGAGACCCGGAACCCCGATTCCTCATGCAATCCCTATCTGGCCTTTACCGTTCTTCTTGCCGCGGGACTTGACGGAATCAGAAGAAGACTGGAACCGCCACCCTATATCAATGACAACATCTATGCTCTCTCTTCCGAGGAAAAAAGGAAGCGGGGTATCGAGGCCCTCCCCGGGAGCCTGAAAGAAGCCCTGAAGGCTTTCAAGGACGACAAGGTCCTTCTGGATGCCCTCGGCGATGTCCTGGTAGAGAAATTTCTGGAGATCAAGGAAAACGAAGTACAGGAATTCGCCACCAGCGTTCATCCGTGGGAACTGGAAAAATATATCAATGTTTAA
- a CDS encoding branched-chain amino acid ABC transporter permease, with product MNFLKKITWLIAVLALLFLLIVPKLSVSNAFVFYMLFWITLASSFNIIYGFVGYLPFGFVMFYGVGTYITAILWSRFQIPIPLCILVSGLAGVLLALLFAPTLRLRGIYFSIVNFSCAMVLRIVVANMPEKWTGGSFGITLSHAYKPVLSYYFMFVLMVITVLVAFLLLKSRLGIALRCIRDDEAAASTMGIDVGLCRLKAWILAALFPSMAGGIEAWYTAIVDPDTSFNLMITTKAIVYSMFGGLGTIIGPILGAVFMYCLDDFIWGTFPLLNLLVLGIMVVFLVLFLPRGIVGSATRKWPRLRGIIR from the coding sequence ATGAATTTTCTTAAGAAAATAACCTGGCTCATTGCCGTCCTGGCATTGCTTTTCCTTCTGATCGTTCCAAAACTGTCGGTGTCGAACGCCTTTGTGTTCTACATGCTGTTTTGGATTACCTTGGCCAGTTCCTTCAATATTATTTACGGATTCGTCGGGTACCTGCCCTTTGGATTCGTCATGTTTTACGGGGTGGGCACCTATATCACGGCAATTCTTTGGAGCCGATTTCAAATCCCGATCCCCCTGTGCATTCTGGTTTCCGGACTGGCCGGCGTTCTTTTGGCTCTCCTTTTCGCCCCCACACTGCGCCTCAGGGGGATCTACTTCTCCATCGTCAATTTCTCCTGTGCCATGGTGTTGAGGATCGTTGTGGCCAATATGCCTGAAAAATGGACGGGGGGAAGTTTCGGCATTACCCTTTCCCATGCTTACAAACCCGTATTGAGCTACTACTTCATGTTTGTACTCATGGTCATTACTGTTCTGGTGGCCTTCCTGCTCCTGAAATCCAGACTGGGCATTGCCCTCAGATGTATTCGGGACGATGAAGCAGCGGCCTCGACCATGGGGATCGACGTTGGGCTGTGTCGCTTGAAAGCCTGGATCCTTGCCGCTCTTTTCCCGTCCATGGCAGGCGGTATTGAGGCCTGGTACACGGCCATCGTGGACCCCGACACCTCCTTTAACCTGATGATTACCACCAAGGCAATTGTCTACTCCATGTTCGGGGGTCTGGGAACCATCATCGGCCCCATCCTCGGTGCCGTGTTTATGTACTGTCTCGATGACTTCATCTGGGGAACTTTTCCCCTACTGAACCTCTTGGTCCTCGGTATCATGGTCGTCTTTCTGGTCCTGTTTCTTCCCAGGGGCATTGTGGGTTCGGCAACCCGAAAATGGCCCCGGCTCAGGGGGATTATTCGATAA